The proteins below come from a single Myxococcales bacterium genomic window:
- a CDS encoding exosortase system-associated protein, TIGR04073 family, with protein MKRIGLLLALTVVLGFALQGMAQADDFIGGHIITSYQKTVGPYPSPFFDATKKLGRGLINIGTGPIELVKQPIVEAEKGESVGEFLTGLTYGTFAGVAWTFYRELDGVYEVVTFYLPSLEPAIDPEYIF; from the coding sequence ATGAAACGGATCGGCTTGCTTTTGGCTTTGACCGTGGTGCTGGGCTTCGCCCTGCAGGGCATGGCTCAGGCCGATGATTTTATCGGCGGCCACATCATCACCAGCTACCAAAAAACCGTCGGCCCGTACCCGAGTCCTTTCTTCGATGCGACGAAAAAACTCGGCCGCGGGCTCATCAATATCGGCACCGGCCCGATCGAGTTGGTCAAGCAACCGATCGTCGAGGCGGAGAAGGGCGAGAGCGTCGGCGAGTTTCTCACCGGCCTGACTTACGGCACCTTCGCCGGCGTGGCCTGGACGTTCTACCGGGAACTCGATGGCGTGTACGAAGTAGTGACCTTCTACTTGCCCAGCCTGGAGCCGGCCATCGACCCGGAATACATTTTCTGA
- a CDS encoding SUMF1/EgtB/PvdO family nonheme iron enzyme, translating into MLRRIAVVAMLLAICWSTGCSHQVPQSIFLKADDLQGVIFGKVAPVRDAQEGWIEFKTKGGRALKAGLDADGYFVVKAPRGTLSIVRFAYQLNSRLNTITLDQPYSFEVKPSRLLYVGMVFVSPLSQAVYLTDDFLRDRAWFANRFGEKLKLESFFPNQKFYDLMAQYSQAEPPVVRVENGRAYIPGVRFLMGDIWPGDFRIGPGGADHSMIPPHEAIISSFWMDREPVSRAAFGLQGSAPIEGVSWNEADRFCREKGGRLPTEAEWELAARGPQWGNLNYTGMLNGQPKPGVDLERADLPANPAEWPDGPYGVRFRAVQLAEWTGDWFNEVTYRTSPLTDPAGPDFGGEKVVRVGPYRYSLPPDSRPIGVGFRCVYGGAAHRAAVAPPPAPAAVPPEAADQPEPRRDTAERSVLVALTDLVVYAAPSRDAAVIARIEKGTLLTSVGESGDFYLVRLDNGEEGFVRRQQVGSRNGDDR; encoded by the coding sequence GTGTTGAGACGAATTGCCGTCGTTGCGATGCTGCTGGCGATTTGCTGGTCGACCGGTTGTTCCCACCAGGTGCCGCAATCGATCTTCCTCAAGGCCGACGATCTGCAAGGGGTGATATTCGGCAAGGTGGCGCCGGTCCGCGACGCCCAGGAAGGCTGGATCGAATTCAAGACCAAAGGCGGCCGGGCGCTGAAGGCCGGTCTGGACGCCGATGGGTATTTCGTCGTCAAGGCGCCGCGCGGCACGTTGAGCATCGTCCGATTCGCTTATCAATTGAACAGCCGCCTGAACACCATCACCCTTGACCAGCCCTACAGCTTCGAAGTCAAACCAAGCCGCCTGCTCTACGTCGGCATGGTCTTCGTCTCGCCGCTGAGCCAGGCCGTCTACCTGACCGACGATTTTCTCCGGGATCGCGCCTGGTTCGCGAACCGCTTCGGCGAAAAACTGAAACTGGAAAGCTTTTTCCCGAATCAAAAATTCTACGACCTGATGGCGCAATACTCCCAGGCGGAACCGCCGGTCGTCCGGGTGGAAAACGGCCGGGCGTACATCCCCGGCGTCCGCTTTTTAATGGGCGATATCTGGCCCGGCGACTTCCGGATCGGTCCCGGCGGCGCGGATCACTCGATGATTCCGCCGCACGAGGCGATCATCAGCTCGTTCTGGATGGATCGCGAACCCGTTTCCCGGGCCGCCTTCGGTCTTCAGGGATCGGCGCCGATCGAGGGCGTTTCCTGGAACGAAGCCGACCGTTTTTGCCGCGAAAAGGGCGGCCGGTTGCCGACCGAAGCCGAGTGGGAACTGGCGGCGCGCGGCCCGCAATGGGGTAACCTGAATTATACCGGAATGCTGAACGGCCAGCCCAAACCCGGTGTCGATCTGGAGCGGGCCGATCTGCCGGCCAACCCGGCCGAATGGCCGGACGGGCCGTACGGCGTCCGTTTTCGCGCCGTGCAACTGGCGGAATGGACAGGGGATTGGTTCAACGAGGTGACCTACCGCACGTCCCCGCTGACGGATCCGGCCGGGCCGGATTTCGGCGGCGAAAAGGTGGTGCGGGTGGGCCCTTATCGCTATTCCCTGCCTCCCGATTCCCGGCCGATCGGCGTCGGATTTCGTTGTGTTTACGGCGGCGCCGCGCATCGCGCCGCAGTGGCGCCGCCCCCGGCACCCGCCGCCGTGCCGCCGGAGGCCGCCGATCAGCCGGAGCCGCGCCGCGACACCGCGGAACGGTCGGTGCTGGTCGCGTTGACCGACCTGGTGGTTTATGCCGCGCCGTCGCGTGACGCTGCGGTGATCGCCCGGATCGAAAAAGGCACGCTCTTGACATCCGTGGGCGAGAGTGGCGATTTTTACCTGGTTCGATTGGATAACGGGGAGGAAGGTTTTGTCAGGAGACAACAAGTCGGGTCAAGAAATGGAGACGATCGATGA